TCGAAGCCGCGGTCGCCGAGAGCCTGGTCGCCCGGGCGGCGCGGGCGATGAAGCACGAGGAGGCGCGGCGCATCGCCGTCGTCGGCGGTGTCGCCGCGAATCGTCGACTGCGGGAAGAGATGCAGGCCGCAGGGGCGGGCGGCGGGTTCGAGGCGATCTTCCCGCCGATGGACCTCTGCACGGACAACGCCGTCATGATCGCAGCGGCGGGAACGCGACTCCTCGAACGCGGCGTCCGCGACGACCTCTCCCTCGAGGCGTTCTCACGGGTGCCGATCGGGGAAGCCCCCTGGCGCGACCCGGCGCAGGCGCCGGCGTGAACACCACGACCCTGCGCGAGATCCTCGACCGCCACGGGCTCCACCTCTCCCGCGATCTCGGCCAGAACTTCCTGACCGACGCCGACCTGGCGCTCGATCTCGCCCGCCGCGCGGGCGCGCGGGAGGGGGACTTCGTGATCGAGGTCGGGACGGGGCTCGGCGTGCTGACCCGCGCGATCGCGGGGATCGTCGATCGCGTGCGGACGGTCGAGGTCGATGCGGGGCTCGTCCGGGCGCTCGAAGCGGAGTCGCTCCTGCCCGAGAACGTCGAGCTGATCCACGCGGATGCGCGCGAGATCGACTGGCGGGCATGGGTCGCCGCGGCGGAGGGGCGCCCGGTCCGGTTGATCGCGAACCTGCCGTACTCGGTCGCGACGCCGCTCCTGCGGACCCTGCTCGATCTTCGCGACGTGCTCGCCGACTGGAGCGTGATGATCCAGGCCGAGGTGGCGGAGCGACTGGTCGCGCAGACCGGAGACCGGGCCTACGGCTCGCTGACCGTGCTCCATCGCCTGGCGACCGACGTCGACACGATCGCCCGCGTGGCCCCCGCACGATTCTTCCCGCAGCCGAAGGTCGACTCGAGCTTCGTCCGCGTCTGGCCGAGGGCGAAGAGCCCGCTCCGGGCGGGGGAGCTCGCCGCGGTCGAGCGGCTGACCCGCGCCGCCTTCGGCCAGCGCCGCAAGCGGGTGACGAACGGCCTGGCGCGGATCGCCGAGCGGGCCTTCCCCGGGCTCGAGAAGCCGGAGCGTCGGGCGGCCCTCGAAGCCCGACTCCGCGACGTCGGAATCGATCCCGGCCTCCGGCCCGAGCGGATCGAGCCGGAGGCCTGGCTGGCGCTGGCCCGCGCGTTCTCGAGGGATGAGCTGGGCCCCGTCGAGGCGGGCGAGGGGGTCGGATTCGATGCATCGGATGCGACCGATGGCTGATGGCGGCCTGCGCGACGAGGAGCTGCTGGAGGGGCTGTTGGGCCTCGCCCACGAGGCCGAGCTCGAAGTCCGGGTCCTCTCCGCCGGCGCCGCGGCCGCGGAGAACGCACCGACCCAGAGCGCAGCTGCGCGCGTAGGTGCCCGAATCTGGGTCGTTCTTGCCCCGAACGATCCGCCCCGGCATCAGGCCCGGATCCTCGCCGAGACCCTGGCGCGACACCGCTCCGAATTCCTGGAGGAACGCTTCGTGGCCCCCGCACTACGCGACTTCATCGAACGCGTTGACCCCCTGGAACGTTGATCCTAAAATCATGACCGCCGAGGGGCACCGCAGGTCGCGGGCTCCATCGATCAACCGCCCGGGCACCCGTACTTCACCGGGGCCCGCAGAGACAGGAAAGCGTTCCTCGACGTCATCCGATTTCGCTTGGATCCCCCGCGCCGCGTGCGCTGAAAGAGAGTGGGGACTGAGACGGAGGTGACGGGAAGGTACGAAGCACTGTTGCCGAGCCAGCCCTGATTTCCGATCGGCGTCCGCCGTTCGAAGGTCCGGTCCCTCGGAAGCAATGCCCCCGGAGACGGATCCGCTCTCGCGGTCGCCCCGGACCTCCCCTGACGCGCCTCCGGATGCCATCCGAGAGGCGTTTTTCGTTTCCAGAGCCAGGCCCGAGAGACTCCCTCGAAGGCCACCGGAAGCACGGGCAGACCGGGAGAGCACAGTTCGAGTCCTTTCGACCGATCGAATCTGTCCGCTCAGACCGGAGACATTCCCCCATGTCCACCGTCACCACGGCTTCGGCCACCCGCGAACACCGCGTCACCGTCCGTTCCCTCGCCAGTCGCAAGCGCAAGGCCGAGCCCTTCACGATGCTCACGGCCTACGACTTCACCTTCGCCCGCATCTTCGACGAGGCCGGGGTCGACGTCCTGCTCGTCGGCGATTCGATGGGAAACGTCGTGCAGGGCCACGACACGACGCTCCCGGTCACCCTCGATGAAGTGACCTATCACACGCGGATGGTCGCCCGCGGCGTGCGCCGCGCGATGGTGGTCGCCGACATGCCCTTCGGGTCGTTCCAGGTGGGACCGGAGGACGCGGTCCGCTCCGCGATCCAGCTCGTCAAGGACGGCGGCGCCCACGCGGTCAAGCTCGAGGGCGGTCGTGACGTGGCGGATTCGATCCGCCGGATCGTCGCCGCGCAGATCCCGGTCATGGGCCATGTCGGACTCACGCCCCAGAGCGTGAATCAGATGGGCGGCTTCCGCGTCCAGGGTCGCGGTGACGAAGGTCGCCATCAGGTGATCGAGGACGCGCTGGCCGTCCAGGATTCGGGCGCCTTCTCCGTCGTCCTGGAGGGCATTCCCGCGGACCTCGGTCGCGAGGTGACCGAGATGCTCGATATCCCGACGATCGGCATCGGCGCCGGCGTCCACTGCGACGCGCAGGTGCTGGTCATGCACGACCTGCTCGGCCTCAACGATTGGACGCCGTCCTTCGTCAAGCAGTACGGCAACCTCGGCGCGCAGGCGTCGACCGCCGCGCGCGCCTACGTCGACGAAGTCGTGAATCGCAAGTTCCCCGATGAGGAGCACTCCTACCGCTAGTCCGTGACGCGTTAGGCGAGCACCCACCGAGGAATTCCAATGAAAGTCATCACCACGCGAGACGAGCTTCAGGCGTGGTCGGATACGGAGCGGGCCGCCGGCAGGCGGGTCGGTCTCGTGCCGACGATGGGCGCGCTCCACGCGGGCCATCTCTCCCTCGTGGAGACGGCGCGTGCGCACGTCGACCAGGTCGTCGTCTCGATCTTCGTGAACCCGACGCAGTTCAATGATCCGAAGGATTTCGAGGGGTATCCGCGGGTCGTGGAAGACGATCTCGCCGCCTGTCGGGAGGCAGGGGTCGACGTCGTCTGGACGCCCCGGGTCGAGGAGCTCTATCCCGACGGCGCGCCGGTCTGGGTCGACGTCGAAGAGATCTCCGAGCCGCTCTGCGGTCAGAATCGCCCCGGGCATTTCCGGGGCGTCACGACCGTCGTGACGAAGCTCTTTCTCGCGGCACGGCCCCACGTGGCCGTCTTCGGAGAGAAGGACTGGCAACAGCTGGCGGTGATCCGGCGCATGACCGACGCCCTCGGCTTCGGGATCGAGATCCTCGGCGGGGCGACGGTTCGCGAGAGAGACGGCCTCGCGCTCTCGAGCCGCAACGTCCATCTCGGTCCGGTCGGACGAAAGCAGGCGCTCCGGATCTCCGAGAGCCTCGCGCTCGCGCAGCAGCGGATCGACGACGGAGAGCGGGGGCATTCGGCGCTTCTCGAAGCCGTGACGAAGAAGCTCGGCGAGGCGACGCAGGCCCGGATCGACTACGCGGAGTTCCGAGATCCCGCGACGCTCGAGCTCGCGGGCGACACCCTGGAAGGGCCGACGCTACTGGCGATCGCCCTTCAATTCGCTCCCGACCCGGACGGGCAGGGGGCCGACGTCCGACTGATCGACAACCGGGTCCTGGCCGTCCGTTAGGCCACGTCCCTCGAATTCCCTTCCCATGCGGCGGTCGCGAACGACCCGCCGCGCCCAGGAGAGACCCCAACCATGATGCGCCACATGCTCAAGTCCAAGATCCACCGCGCGACCGTGACCGAAGCGAACATCGAGTACGAAGGCTCCGTCACGATCGACCGGAACCTGATGGACGCCGCCGACATGGTCGAGTACGAGCGAGTCGACATCTGGAACTGCACGAACGGCAATCGCCTCACGACCTACGTGATCGAGGGGGAGCGCGGTGAGGGCCAGATCTGCATCAACGGTGCGGCTGCGCACCTGATGAAGCCCGGCGATCACGTGATCATCGCGAGCTGGGCCGACGTTCCGGACAGCGAAGTCCCGAGCTACGACGCGAAGCGCGTCTTCGTGGACCACCAGAACGTGATCCGGGACCTGGAGCACGACTCCGGCGTGCGTCCGGGCGGACCCGTCGAAGGGCGATAGCGCAGCAGCCGGATTTCCGACGGAATCCGCTACTTTGCCGCCCCCATGGCGCCGGCGAAGAAAAAGAAGAAGCAGGCCGAGAAGGTCGATCCCGACGGCAAGACGGTCGTCGCGACGAATCGGCGTGGCCGGTTCGACTACGAGATCGTGGACACCTGGGAGGCCGGGATCCAGCTCTGGGGTCCCGAGGTCAAGAGCCTCCGCGACGGTCGGGCGAACCTCGGCGACGCCTTCGCCACGATCCATCGTGGCGAGGCCTGGCTCGAGAAGATGCACATCTCGCCCTACGAGCCTGCGACCCGAGCGAATCCCACCGACCCGCAACGCCGACGCAAGTTGCTGCTCCATCGCCACGAAATCGATCGGATGGACAGCCGGGTGACCGAGAAGGGATTCACCCTCATTCCACTCTCGGTGTATTTCCGCCGAGGGCGCGCGAAGGTGGAGCTCGCTCTTGCGCGTGGCAAGCAGCGCCACGACAAGAGAGAGTCGATCAAGCGACGTGAGGGAGATCGCGAAGCGCGGCGCGCGATGCGCCGACACTCGCGGTAGCGCCGCACACGAAGGGGGCGGCGGTCAGCCTTCGGGGTCGGACATGCTCTTCGCGAAATGGGCCGTAGCGCTCGGGATCGTCTATGTCGTCGCCGGCGTGGGAACGAGCTTCCTGTCCGCGGAGACGGCCGATCTCCATACGACCGACGCACGCGGCGGCGGGCTGCAGACCTCGGTCTGGGTCGTCGACGTGACCGGCGACCTCTGGATTCGCGCGACCGATCCCGAGGCGCTCTGGTACGCGCGATTGCGGGCGAACCCCGACGTCCAGCTGGTTCGGGACGGGCGCCGCGTCCCGTGTCGCGCGCTGATCGTCGACGGATTCGACGACCAGGTCGACGAAGCGATGCGTGAGAAGTACGGCCGGGCCGACGAGCTGATCGCGTGGGTTCGCGACCCGAGTGAGTTCGTCGCCATCCGTCTGGATCCCGTGCGCGCCGCCGATCGCTGGAGCGAGCACTACCCGTAGGCTCCCAGGCCCGACTGGGGGGAATCCTCCAGAGATTCCGCTCCGGCTGCATCTTTTCTGCGCGTCTTTTGCGTCGGTTTTGCCTCCGATCGGCCGATACGAACGGAGTGCCGGCGTGCGCGCGTGGACCGCTCCGCGAACGCCCCGGCGGAGGCGATCCAGGCGCGATGGCGACGCAGGGGACGAGAGGGGCCGACGGGCCCGGCAACAAGGTGATCGCGACGACGCTGCTCGAGGCGCTCGCGGTCCGCGGGCGGAGCGTCGCGGCGGAACGCGGCCTGCGCGCCCTCGCGGATACGGGCACGGATCTCGCCGCGGCGTCCACCTGGCTCAGCGAAGGCGCGATCGACTCGCTCTTCGCCGCAGCGGAAGTGGAGTCCGGGCTGGCTCGCGCGATCGGGCACCGACTCGTCGCGCCGGACGCGACCGGGCTCAAGCTCTACGGCCTCGGGCTCGCGACGCCCGAGAAGGCCTATCGGCGGGTCCAGTCGTTGCTTCCGCGGGAGGCCGCCGCTGGCCGCTGGCACGTAGAGGGCATCGAGGGCCGCAGCGCGACCCTGACCTATCGGGTGGAGGGCGGGGCCGGTCGGACGGCCGAGGCGCTCTGCGCGATGCGCCGCGGGATGCTCGAGGCGATCCCCGGGCTCTACGGACTCCTGCCGGCCGGTGTGGACGTAGAGGCGAGCATCGCTCGTGGGGACGAGACCTGTCGCTACGTCGTTCGTTGGCAGGCGAGTCGCCGGACGGGCGCGCTCGCGGGATTGGTGGCGGGTCTAGGGATCGCGGCGGGGACCGTGTGCGCGGGGCTCTTCTTCGGCGGCTTTCCGCTCTCGCCGGGCGCGGGGCTCGCAGTCCTCGGCGTGATCGCGGGGGGCGCGGTGCTGACGGGCGTGGCCCTCGGCTCCGCGATCGATCTCCGCCGCCAGCTGGAAGCGGTCGCGGGTGCTCGGCGCGGTCATCTCGCGCTCTTCGATCAGGTGGACGACGCGCTGGCCGCCAAGCTCGACGCCCTCGCGCGTGCCGATGCGAAGCTCGATGCGGAGCCGGCCCCGAGTCCGGTCCGTTCGAGCGGCTCGATGGACGCTTCTCGATCCGAAGATGCCGAACGCGCGCTTCGTCACGCCGCCCACGAGATCCATGCGGCGGCGGGAGACCTCGAGTGCTTCTTCGAGGTCTACGACGCCGAT
This genomic interval from bacterium contains the following:
- the panB gene encoding 3-methyl-2-oxobutanoate hydroxymethyltransferase is translated as MSTVTTASATREHRVTVRSLASRKRKAEPFTMLTAYDFTFARIFDEAGVDVLLVGDSMGNVVQGHDTTLPVTLDEVTYHTRMVARGVRRAMVVADMPFGSFQVGPEDAVRSAIQLVKDGGAHAVKLEGGRDVADSIRRIVAAQIPVMGHVGLTPQSVNQMGGFRVQGRGDEGRHQVIEDALAVQDSGAFSVVLEGIPADLGREVTEMLDIPTIGIGAGVHCDAQVLVMHDLLGLNDWTPSFVKQYGNLGAQASTAARAYVDEVVNRKFPDEEHSYR
- the rsmA gene encoding 16S rRNA (adenine(1518)-N(6)/adenine(1519)-N(6))-dimethyltransferase RsmA encodes the protein MNTTTLREILDRHGLHLSRDLGQNFLTDADLALDLARRAGAREGDFVIEVGTGLGVLTRAIAGIVDRVRTVEVDAGLVRALEAESLLPENVELIHADAREIDWRAWVAAAEGRPVRLIANLPYSVATPLLRTLLDLRDVLADWSVMIQAEVAERLVAQTGDRAYGSLTVLHRLATDVDTIARVAPARFFPQPKVDSSFVRVWPRAKSPLRAGELAAVERLTRAAFGQRRKRVTNGLARIAERAFPGLEKPERRAALEARLRDVGIDPGLRPERIEPEAWLALARAFSRDELGPVEAGEGVGFDASDATDG
- a CDS encoding HAMP domain-containing histidine kinase, which gives rise to MATQGTRGADGPGNKVIATTLLEALAVRGRSVAAERGLRALADTGTDLAAASTWLSEGAIDSLFAAAEVESGLARAIGHRLVAPDATGLKLYGLGLATPEKAYRRVQSLLPREAAAGRWHVEGIEGRSATLTYRVEGGAGRTAEALCAMRRGMLEAIPGLYGLLPAGVDVEASIARGDETCRYVVRWQASRRTGALAGLVAGLGIAAGTVCAGLFFGGFPLSPGAGLAVLGVIAGGAVLTGVALGSAIDLRRQLEAVAGARRGHLALFDQVDDALAAKLDALARADAKLDAEPAPSPVRSSGSMDASRSEDAERALRHAAHEIHAAAGDLECFFEVYDADRGRANEISDERGRVRDIREWAARIAEKSEVAEWKTTVDVARLVERAVATARPGLAGRARIRVDAAPDLAPLRCEPVQLEYVVAQLVKNAVEASVELSDEPDVVIGLRETSGGLELSVEDRGIGIESTEVDEVFDPFFGERPAGAGGLGLTVCLRIVERHGGALQIENQARAGTRVTVVLPREGPDGSEEEST
- the panC gene encoding pantoate--beta-alanine ligase translates to MKVITTRDELQAWSDTERAAGRRVGLVPTMGALHAGHLSLVETARAHVDQVVVSIFVNPTQFNDPKDFEGYPRVVEDDLAACREAGVDVVWTPRVEELYPDGAPVWVDVEEISEPLCGQNRPGHFRGVTTVVTKLFLAARPHVAVFGEKDWQQLAVIRRMTDALGFGIEILGGATVRERDGLALSSRNVHLGPVGRKQALRISESLALAQQRIDDGERGHSALLEAVTKKLGEATQARIDYAEFRDPATLELAGDTLEGPTLLAIALQFAPDPDGQGADVRLIDNRVLAVR
- the smpB gene encoding SsrA-binding protein SmpB, whose translation is MAPAKKKKKQAEKVDPDGKTVVATNRRGRFDYEIVDTWEAGIQLWGPEVKSLRDGRANLGDAFATIHRGEAWLEKMHISPYEPATRANPTDPQRRRKLLLHRHEIDRMDSRVTEKGFTLIPLSVYFRRGRAKVELALARGKQRHDKRESIKRREGDREARRAMRRHSR
- a CDS encoding nitroreductase family deazaflavin-dependent oxidoreductase encodes the protein MLFAKWAVALGIVYVVAGVGTSFLSAETADLHTTDARGGGLQTSVWVVDVTGDLWIRATDPEALWYARLRANPDVQLVRDGRRVPCRALIVDGFDDQVDEAMREKYGRADELIAWVRDPSEFVAIRLDPVRAADRWSEHYP